A segment of the uncultured Fibrobacter sp. genome:
TGGATTCTGCTGCCATGGTCGACCTTTCCGGCGATGTGGCCTCTGAGGTGTTAAAGGCATGCGTCAAGCTCCGTAGCTCGAACGACATCAAGAAGACCATCCAAGAAGTCATCGAAGATATCCGTAGCCTTTGCGATTCTGAACATTGCTGTATTTTGCTGACCGATCCCGATACACGCACCTGCGATATTCTTGGCGACGCCCTCAGCAAAAACACAAACCTGCTCCCCATGTCCACCTATCTAGAAGGCTTCTACGAAATTACGGAGACTTGGGCCGCAACCCTTGGTGGAAGCACCTGCATTATCATCAAAGACCGCCACGACATGGATCTCCTGCATCAACAAAACCCCGTGTGGGCAGATTCGCTCGAAGGCGCCATGATCAAGACCATCGTGCTGTTCCCGCTGCGATTCGACAACAAGGTGCTCGGTTACATGTGGGCCATCAACTTCAACGCCGAAAACACCATCAAGATTAAAAAGACGCTTGAACTGACGACCTACTTCCTCGCCTCTGAAATTGCAAACCACTTGCTTCTGAAGAAGCTTGAAATCATGAGTTCCATTGACTCGCTCACGGGTATCAAGAACAGAAACATGATGAACAATCGCGTAGACTTGATTGTAAGTGGTAAAGAACGCATACCAGACGCAGTGCTCTTTATCGACCTGAACGGGCTCAAGCGCGTGAACGACGACCAGGGCCACAATTCAGGCGACAAGATGCTCCGCACGGCAGCAAAGATTTTGCAAGAAGTTCTCCACGACGGCGAAGTGTTCCGCGCAGGTGGCGACGAATTTATGGCAATGATTCCCAAAATTACCGAAGCCGAACAGCAAAAGCGTATTGAGCAAGTCCAGGACGCTGCTAAAGCAAACAACATCCACTTCTCGATTGGTTCGTGCTACGGGGGAAAAGACGTTCGCAAGGCAATGCACACAGCCGACGAACGCATGTACGCCGACAAGAACGCTTACTACGCCGCACACCCCGAAGAAAAGTACAGGTGATAAAGCACCGATTTTTCAAAACAAAAAAGCGGGCCTTTCGGTCCGCTTTTTTCATATATCTCGTCTGTAGCCGCGAAGCGGCGTCCTTTCGTCTAAACTAGAACTGGCTCAGGAATCTCTGGTCGTTGCTGGTCAAGAGGCCGATTTCCGGAATCGCGTGGCGCAGCATGGCGATACGGTCGAGACCGAAGCCGAATGCAAAGCCTGTGTACTTCTCGGAATCGATGCCGCAGTTCTTGAACACGTTCGGGTCCACGGAACCGCAACCGCCGATTTCCATCCAGCCGGTTCCCTTGCAGCGACGGCAACCCTTGCCTCCGCAGAACACGCAGCTCACGTCCATTTCGGCGCTGGGCTCCGTGAACGGGAAGAAGCTCGGGCGGAAACGCGTCTTGACGCCTTCGCCGAACAGCTTGTTCATGAACACCTGGAGTACGCCCTTGAGGTCTGCAAAACTGATGTTCTCGTCAACCACGAGGCCTTCGCACTGCTGGAACATCGGGGCGTGGGTCGCATCGTTATCGACGCGGAACACGTGGCCCGGAGCAATCATGCGGAACGGCGGCTTGTGCGTTTCCATGTAGTGAATCTGCGTGCCGGAAGTATGCGTACGGAGCATCACCTTGTCGTCCACGTAGAACGTGTCCTGCATGTCGCGGCTCGGATGGTCAGGAGGCGTATTGAGCGCTTCGAAGTTGTACCAGTCCGTTTCGATGTCGCGACCGAAGTCCACCTCGAAACCCATCTGGCTAAAGAAGTCGATAATCTCTTCGCGCACATCGTAAAGCGGATGCGTGCTGCCCGCCGGGATGCCTGCACCCGGGAGCGTTGTATCTACAAAACCGCTTTCCAGCTTCTTCTGGAGGGCAGCCTGGTTCGCGGTCTCGATAGCCTTGTCGATAGCCTCGGAGACGGCGACCTTAAGTTCGTTCACGAGCTTGCCGTAAGCCGGACGTTCCTCGGCGCTGAGGCTCCCCATCTGCTTCATGAGGTCGGTGACGGCCCCCTTCTTGCCCAGGTACTTCACGCGGAGGTTGTTGACGGCTTCTTGGTTCGTAAGGTCGGTCTGCGCAAGTTCTGCGTCAAACGCCTGCTTCACATTGTTAATAGCTTCACTCATAGTGGCCACAAATTTAGCAATTTTCAGTTAATCTAAATCATTCCGAAAATATCAAGGGGACCGTAATCGTGCACTTCTCGTAATCCCCAGCGGGATATTTCCACTGTAAAAGGTCTTCCGCTACGACTTTTTCAAATTCGGGATAGTCCGTGGTTGCACTCACAACTTCCGTCTTTTCGACATCACCATTTGCAAGGATGGTGTACTTTACTTTTATCGTACCGGCAAAATGAGGCTTTTTGCGCAGATAGTTATTATAAAGCGGAACCAATCGCTCCTGCGTGTTTTTCGCGATTATGACTTTCAAGTCCTTTAAGTGCCGTAAATTTTCCGACTTTTTATCAGATGTTTTTTCTTCAGTAGCCTGAGACGGTTCTTTCGACACGCTCGGATTTGACGTTGACGCACAAGCCGCAAAGAACAAGGTCACACAGAACGCGACAAGAATCTTTTTCATAAGTCCTCCAAGTATTTTCCAAAACTATTTTTCCGGTTTCGCTTTCCCAGTGAAATTCGTGCTTGTAATCTTGAATACGGTCACGGTGGCGGCCTGTTCAGGCGTGAATTCGAACTTATGCGGGGCTGCGGAGTGCGGTATGCCGGCGGCATGACGTTCCATCAAGAGCGAGAGCCCGCGGCATTTCTCGGCAACGTCTTCGACGATTTCGGCTTTACCCTGCCCGACAACGCTTGCGTAAAAGCGACCGCTCTTGCAATAATTGTCTTCATGAATTTCGATGCGATTCTCAACGCACATGCTGAATGCCACATTCGGATTCTTGCGAATGCAATCCAATTTCTTGCCGACATGTGCGCAATGGAAGTATAGTTCCAAAACACAGTCTTTCAAGCTGTACCCAAACGACAGCGGAATCACGTAAGGCATGCCTGCATTCGCATCATCTACCATCGCGACATGGCAGGTCGTGCACTGTTCAATAATCTTCGCGATGTTCTCGTCGCCAACAATTTCTCTATCTTTACGTCGCATATAGTCCTTTTTATTCAAATTTAATTTATTAAAACAGGAATCACGTTAGTGATTCCGAATTCGTGTAACAACATCAATCCGCTTGCTTATTGAAACGAGAGCAACCATTTTACACACCTCTTACACAAAAAGATGTTTACCTATGTTGTTTTTGGCAGCAACGCTTATTATCATTACAATACTGCATACTTTTCGACTGAAATGTATATTACAAGAAAAAGGAGTGTGTTCATGAAATTCGTGAAATTGCCAGTAATTGCGGCGTCTGTCGCCTTAAGCATTATGGCCTGTTCAGACGATAATGGTTCTAATCCAGTCCCCACCGGTGAAGATCCCATTTCAGCCCAAAACCCCGCTGGCAACGAATTTTCCGGAACAGAAATTCCCGGTACCGAAATTCCCGGTACCGAAATCCCTGGCAACCAGATTCCCGGCAACGAAAATCCGGGTTACGAAAATCCGAACAACCAGATTCCGGGTAACGAAAACCCCGGTAGCCAAATCCCCGGAACAGAAAATCCTGGCAACCAAAATCCAGGCAATGAAAATCCCGGAACCCAGATTCCGGGTAGCGACGTTTCCAGTTCGAGCACCACAATTCCGGACGGCGACGCACCTGTCCTTAGCTCCAGCAGCGTAGGCGGCACCAACCCGAATCCGGGCAGCGAACCTGGCGATGACGAAAACGATAACGAGGATTCCAGAACCCTGGACGGCACGCAGATTCTCCTGAAGCTTTCCGGCACCTCGGCCACCGTCGAAAACAATAACGGCTGCGTCGATATTGCAGACAAGAGTGCTACTATCACCTGCCCGGGCGCCTACTACGTGACCGGCGAATCTTCTGACTTCCAGGTAGTCGTAAACACTCCGGCCGCCGAAAAAGAAGGCAACACCGGCATTTACCTCTACAATGCCACTTTGAAAAGCTCTAATGCCCCGATTCTCGTGAAGAACGCCGACAAGACGGTGATTCACCTGGTCAAGGGTACCACCAACGTGGTCGAAGATGGCAACGGCAACCATTTGTTCACCAAGATCAACGGCGCACAGGACACCGCCAAGGCTGCCATCTACTCCCGCGACGACTTGAACATCAAGGGTGCAGGTACCTTGACCGTCAAGGGCAAATTCAGGAACGGCATCCAGTGCAGCAACGATCTTAAAATCAAGAACGGCAACATCACTGTCGAAGCCGAAGAAAACGCCGTCAAGGGCAAGGGCAGCCTCCAGATTTCGGGCGGCACTCTGAACCTTACCGCCAAGAAGGGCGACGGCCTTGAAAGCGACGAATGCGAAGAAGTCAATGGCGAATGCAAGAACATCGTCGAAGGCAAGGGCATTATCGATATCAGGGGAGGCAATATCACCATCAAGGCTGGCGACGATGGTATCGATGCCGCAAACTACGTGATGATTAGCGATTCTACCGAAACCTCCACAGTCAAGGTGACTGCTACGGGCAAGGGACTTGTTGCCGAAAAGTATATCTATGTCAATGGCGGCACGCTCGACGTGAAATCCGAAGGCGATGACGCCCTGCACACCCACTGGCAAATCTACATGAACGGCGGCGATGTCACGGTCAACGCGAAGGACGACGGAATCCACGCGGATTCCGCCCTGTACCTGAAGGGTTCCACCATCAACGTGGTCACAGCCAACGAAGGTATCGAAGCTTACAAGATTTTTGCCGAAGGTGGCATCACCTCGACATTCGCAACAAACGACGGTTGGAACGGTGCCGGTGGCCCGAAGGAAAATGCCGGTCAGTACGCTGCGTTTAGCGAAAGCGGTGGCCATATCGTTGTGAGCGGTGGCTACCACTACATTAGCGCGAAGGGCAACATGGTCGACGTGTTCGATGCGAACGGCTCTGGAAAGATGACCGGCGGCGTGCTGATTCTCGAAATCACTGGCGAAAGCTACGAAAGCATGGGCGGCTTCGGCGGCGGCTGGGGCGGTGGATTCCCCGGCGGTGGCGGCGGCATGGGCGGCGGCAACGGAGGATGCACCTCCAACATGGCAGGCGGCTTGATCGATACGGATGCCGGCTTCGAAATTACCGGAGGCGTTCTCCTTGCATTCGGCAACTACTCCACGGACCTTCCCAAGTGTGCCACCGTTACCTACAACAACACAAGCTACTACGGCTCCGACAAGGCGGCATTCAAGCCGACTTACCAAGGCAACGCCATTATCTACGGCGGCGAGGTGACATCAGTTGCTCAGGTACAGACGAACGGCTGGACAGAAGTCAAGTTCCCCAACGGCGTGAGCTACATGCACAAGTAAGCGGAACACGATTCCCAACCGTCTTTAAAACTTTCTAAATTTATGGCTATGTTTTTTGAACAAGCCATTGCACATCAGGTTCCGGGCTACACCCGCGAAGCAGATTCCGCCCACGGCGAATCGCTCGCCATGCTCGATTACAAAGATGAACTCCGCGTCAAAGATGCGGCTATCCAAGAATTCTGGGACATCAATCGCCTTGCGGGCACTCCGCAAAAGGTGATTGCAAGCCCGCTGCCGCGCGCCTACCGCACCACAAGCAAGCGCCGCGTGTACATGCAGCCGGGCAACCTGCAGTTCGATCGTCAAGAATCGATGCTCGAGCCCGAAGAGCACAACAAGATTTACGACTTCTTGTTCGAAAAGCTGATTCAGCCGGCTTACAAGCCGCTCGCCTACGCGCTCAACTGGATCATTATCCGCGGCACCTACCATTTCAAGGTGACGGCGGCACACGCCTACGTGGACACGACTGAATCAGATTACTATCTGGAATCAAAGCGCCCGACCGAAGGATTAAACTTCAAGCAGCTCTATGGCCCGCGCGAAATGAGCCTCGGACTCGGCAAGTTCAGCCTGCGCTACCCTGTCACAGGATTTAGCCAGATTAACGAAAGCCAGATTCACAATTTGATCAAGGCCGCAAGCCGTTTGCTCAGCCTGAGCAAAGAAGACCACTTCTTGGATTTGTACTGCGGTTACGGATTGTTCAGCTTTGCGCTCGGCGAAGCCGCCAAGGATGTATTGGGCGTTGAATGGGAAGGTCCGTCGATTGATTGCGCAAAGGCTTCTGCCAAACACCTCAAAAAGTCTTACCGCTTTATCGCAGGCAAGATTGACGAAATGTTCGTGCAGACTCGCCTGCCGCGGCCGATCCCAGGTGAACCCGAAAAAATCCTGCTGGACCCGCCTCGCAAGGGCTGCGAACCCGGCGTGATTCATGCACTTGCCATGCGCAAACCGATTCGCGTGTGCCACGTGTTCTGCGGCACCGACGAAATCCCGGCCTCGCTCAAGGAATGGGAACGCTACGGCTACCGCGTGCGTGAAATCCAACCGCTGGATTTGTTCCCCGGCACCCCGCACCTTGAAACGATTGTTATGCTGGAGAGAAAGTAGAATGTGAAATGTGAGATGTGTGATGAGAAATTTCTCATTTCACATTCCTCATTCCACATCACACATTGAGAAAGGATTATGTCAGCAGAAGTTTCGACAACAGAAAAGCCTGCACTATGGACGCGGAATTTCGTGACGGTTGCCGCCGCGAATTTTTTGCTGTTCTTTAGCTTTTACCAATTGCTGCCGATTCTCCCGCTCTACATTATCGAGAAATTCGCGACCGACAATGCAACGGCCGGATTCATTATTTCGCTTTATACGATTGGTGCGCTAGCCTGCAGGCCATTCGCCGGATTCCTGGTGGATACGCTGAGCCGCAAGCCCTTGTACTTTTGGACATTCTTCGCGTTTACCGCCTGCTTTTTAGGCTACAAGACCGTCGGCATTTTGCCGATTCTTGCCGCCGTGCGGTTTGCGCATGGTCTGTTCTTCGGAATCTCGAGCACGGCGAGCAACACGGTCGCCATCGATGCACTGCCGGCATGTCGCCGCGGTGAAGGCATCGGCTATTTTGGCATTAGCGTGAATCTGGCGTTTGCAACAGGCCCGATGACCGGCATGTTCCTGTACGAGGCATTCGGCGACACCATCGTGTTTGCGATTTCGATTATTTTGTGCGTAATCGGTTTGATTCTTGTGCAGACTTTGAATGTGCCGCGCAAAGAAAAGAAACCCCATGCGCCGCTTTCGCTTGACCGATTCTTCTTAACCCGCGCCATTCCGCAATTCGTAAACTTCATCTTCGTCGGATTCGCCTACGGCCCCGTCACAAACTACATCGCCCTTTACGCCAAGGAGCTTGGCATTGGCGGTTCCGGCTGGTTCTACGCCTTGATTGCGGCGGGTCTGATTATGAACCGCATTATGACAGGACGCTTGATTGACCGCGGCTACCTGATTCACTTGGTTGGTACCGGCATGACCTTGAACGTGATTGCCTACTTTATCCTTGCATTCAGCCACTCGCCCATCACCTTCTTTACGGCGGCATTCCTGATTGGTACAAGCCTCGGCCTCATTTTCCCGGGCTACCAGACCATGTGCGTTAACCTCGCCCGCCACGACCAGCGCGGTACCGCCAACAGCACTTACTTGAGCGGTTGGGACATCGGTATCGGCGCCGGAATCCTTACAGGTGGATCCATGGCAGGGCATTTCGGCATGCACCAGCCCGTGTTCCTCGCCTGCGGTGTAGCACTCGTAATCGCCGACGTGCTTTACTTCACGTGGACCGCAAGGCATTATTTGAAGAATAAGTTGGAAGGATAACGGAGCGGGCTTTCGCCCCCGAAAAGATATTACGTCGAACGCTTGTCTTCGTACATCATCTGGTCTGCATCGATGACGCTCTTCCTGAAGTTCGAAATACGACCATCCCAACTGGCATAACCGATGCTCACCTGGAGCGTATAATACCGGCGTTCGTCGCGATTTTCAATTTCTTCACGCAAGCATTCGCGGATAATCCTGATGACATATTCGGGTATTTCCGTCTGCACAACAAGCAAGAATTCATCGCCGCCATAACGGCACAGGAACACCGATTTACCCATGCAGGCACATGCGCTCTTGAGCGCCTTAGAAACAAGCACAAGTGCGCGATCGCCTTCGATATGGCCGTAGGTATCGTTAATCTGCTTGAAGTGGTCCACATCCACCATCACCACGTAATAGCTCTTGGAGTCGCGCGGAGACTGCAAATAGCGTTCCAACTGGTTACGGTTGTTGAGCGAGGTCAGCGTATCCGTCGAAATCAGAAGATTTTGCAGGTTCAGGTAAACGAACAGAATGATCATGGTACACCAGAAGCAGAAAAACGGCGTCGTCATCGAGAAGAACACCTGCAAGGCTGCCGCCACTATGCAGCCCGGGGTGTAGCTACCCACAATCAAGTACGTCTTGAAATTCTTGCGGTTTTCCGGTTTAAGCCCACGGAAAAGGCAGCGAACCGTCACCGTCATGATATACACAAACGGGAGGAACATCAGCACCACATAGTACAAGTCGCGCGGTTCCAGTTTATCATCTAGCCAAAAACCAGGCATTGCCACAAACGAAACAAGCAACAGCACCATTTCTACAAAAATCGGGATTCTTAGTTTCGCCTGAAGACAATGGATCTGCACACGCGTCATCTCTGGGCGCGTACTCATTTCGGCAAAAGTAAAGCAGCTATAAAAGAGCAGTGCAATAATAATCGCGTTCGAGTAGTTCACCGCCAAAACGCTAAAGGTATTTTTCGGGATAGTGCCGTCGTTTACAAGCGCCCAAACTGCATCGCTCAGGAAATAGAGAATATGCCACAGCACCAAGTTATGGAAAAGCTTGAATTTGAACTGCGGCGTCGGGAGTCTTTTGATGCTATACAAAAGGAGAGTCAAGACACACGCACAGCCGACACTGACTTCTGCATAAAAAACAAAATCACTCATATTCTTACACCTACTATGGAAAAATAGAAAAAAATCTTATTTTTCAATTACAGAGTCTATTTTTTGACAACATTACACCCTAGAATGGACCCAAATTTACCCCCGAACTTATAATTACTAAATTGACAAGTATGAAACCCTGGAAACTGCTTAATTCGGAATATCTGGTAGACGCACCGTGGCTAAAAGTCGCTAAAGAAACCTGCGAACTTCCCAACGGCAAGGTGATAGACGATTTCTATACGCTGTGGCAACCGGACTGGGTACTGATACTTGCCCGCACCACCGAAGGCAAATGGGTCATGACAGAGCAATACCGCCACGGCACCGGACAAATCGCGTTGGAGTTTCCCGCCGGAATCATCGACAAAGGCGAAACGCCGGAACAGGCCGCCCTGCGGGAATTGCAAGAAGAAGTCGCCTTCCGCGGCACAGCCGACAAGGTCACCTACCTGGGCGCATACCCCGTAAACCCGGACAGGCATCGCGGCAAGTTCCACGTGGTATTCATCGACGGCGTCGTAAAGGGCGGAATCACCCACTTTGACAGCACCGAAGACATCGAAAATCTGCTGCTGAGCGACGAAGAATTGCAGAAAAAAATGGCGGACGGTTCTTTCAACCATCCGCTACAAATCGCCGGCTATTTCAAGTGGCGGCTTACTTATGGGCGTAAGCAATAAAGAGCGTTACGCCCACCATGGACATATCCTTTTTGATGTTTTCCAATTCATTCGAAGACGAGAACACCTTCATGCCAATCAAGGCACCATGACCACGGACTCCCGTATCGTAGGCAGCCGTAAACTCAAGTGCAGCACCCGATCCATCATCCAGATCTAGGCCTCGGATATCGGTCTGATTCGCCGTCCAAGAAAGGCCTATCGAGCCAGACAAATGGAAATGATCTACAGGGTAGAAAATAATACTCGGGCCGAAAAGATACGAGTTTAACTGGATGTAATTGTCAGAATCATAATAACGATGACCCAAAGCGGCTAACTCGCCGGCAATCCACAACCGTTCAGTGACTTGTCCACCGATGCGGAGCCCAAGAGTCACGGCAATTTCATCGCAGCCATTACATTCCAAGGAATGGTCATCAACCTCCGAGCTTGCGCCACCATAGCCTAATCCCACATCGACATAAACGGCGAAAGAAGGTATTGCGAGGAAAATTAGCAAAAGGGCTATTTTTTTCATTTTTTCTCCTGTCTTAATTAAAGGCTTAATTCTTTTTTAAGCCGTTCGCGCACAAATATAAGAATTCTCTGTGCAAGTCCTTGTCGCCGTATTTGTCTTCGGCACCAGGTTCCAGCTCTTCGGCAGAATAACCGCTCGTTATGCGCTGTAGCAACACTTGTCGTTCAGGTTCGTCGTAGCTGAAATGGATGCGGAAGGTGCGGTACGCCAGCACGCCCGTATGGGTATTTTCATCAATCGTCAGGCGACGTCGAGAACTATCGAAAACATCTTTCGAAAAATTCCCGCGGGAAAGTTGCACCTGCGCAAAGCTGAACAAGTCAAAGACGCTATGCTCGGCGATCCAGCGGTTTTGCGATTCGAATTGAGCGTCCACCTGAATCGTCCACGAATCGCCCACCTGTTCTTCGACCCAACCGGCCTTGGCATCGGGGAATGCATCGGCCATCGGAATGTACGGTTTGATATCAAAAACAGGCGTCCCATTCAGCAAATCCGCTTCGTCCACATACAACGTAAGACCTTCGATTTTGAGAAGACGAACGCAAGAAAGCCCAATCGGATTCGGGCGGTAAGGGCTGCGGCTCGCAAAGGTTCCAACGCGGTCTTTACCCTTGGGCGGCACGGGCGGGCGCGTTGTCGGGCGCCAGCCTTCGTTTTCATGGAATTTGAAAATCACCCAGATGCGTTCAAAGCCGTCTAGGTCGCGGAGCGCTGTTTCGAAATTCATTCCCGGCTTGAGCTCGATGCGACCCGGATGCCCCGCAAACAGCCTCCCCTGCCGGGGAGCATCGTACTTGTAGACGGCATCGCCGTAGAATGTACCGATTGGGGTCATTATTCCAGGTCTTATTCCGAATCTTTACCGTAACGGATATAATCTATCTTGCCGATAAAGAATCTTTGATCATGCAATCCCTGATACATAGAGTCATAACCGATTCCAAGACCATATTCGATATTCGAGATGTCCCCATGAGTGATAGCATCAACGCGAGGATCGCCATCTAACGAAATGCTCACATAAAGAGTCGACGAACCTGAAGTTCCTCCAATTGAAATATTGACAACATGCCATTCATTCAGCGTTATTTCGCCCACTTTTTCAATATGCCAATCATAATCATTTTTTGCATCACGATAATGGAATCTCAAGATGGACCCATCAAGACGAATCTGCCAACCGTCAACACCGGATCCTGGAGGTTCAGCAACAAATATATTGCTCATATTACCTTCCGCCGTAGCCATAAAGCGGACTTCAGCAACGAACCCGTTGCTTTTAAAGGTTTCGCTCAACGGAATAAGCAAACCATTTGAGCCATTCAAGACAAGGCTTCCACATTCAGCTTCCACCGGAGTCACCTTGTCATCTATATAGGCATTGTTCTTTCCAAAATAATCGCGTCCTAAATCTTCCGGATCATCAAATTCATAGGCGACATCATACTTCGAAAGATTTTCCGGTTCATGAGTCTCAGTACAACGAAGTTCAGCGGCGTTCGAGGCAACCACACTCTCTTTTTTGTACGAAGCCTTATCATACCAACTGATGGAGCCATCTGCATTTGCTTCGTCACTTGCCGAACTCACCTCAACGACAGAACTGGAACTTTCGAAATAGGTTTCGACATTGCCCCAATCCTTATAATTGATACAACTTTCTTTAAACATTTTGACAAGTTGTGTATATTCACGTTCCGACATGGTTTCATCGAAATCGGCTGTGATTTTATTTCCTTTGCAACGAACATTCGTGTATGAGTAATCATTCTTTTCAAGGGCACACATGGAATCGACAACCGCCGAATTTTCGTATTCGGTTTCAACCGTCACCGTTCCATTGCTATATGAATAACGGGATGTACTAGGCAAACCCATAAAATTCATGTTCATCACGAAAGGATTTTCTGAAACGACCTCGCAATAATCCGACAATCCCGTCTGATAACCCTGCGCACTAGAGGAAGATTTCGATTCGCTAAGCTGATTCGAATCTCCGGGATCGCTATTCGAATTTTCATCTTCGGGGTCGTCATATTCCTTACACATCGACACGAACATGTTCAGAAGTTTTTTGTATTGGCTATTCGTCAAGCGGTCGCTACTATAAGCGATAATAGACTTGCCATTGCATTCGACTTCACCATAATCGTCGTCTGACTTATACGAAGAGCAAGCCCACTTGGCGACTGACTGATCTTCGTATTCCACCTTTTCGACAAGTCTTTCATCTGAATAGTCAAACGATGTCTTGGAATAAATACCTTCTTCAAGAGTTTCAAGAACCAGAGGCTCCGAAGACACGATCTTGCAATAATCTTGACCTTTACTCGGGCTCGAAGAACTATCGCCACAAGCAACCAAGCCCAAAGAACACAGGCCTGCAACCCAAACTAGTTTTTTCATATTATTCCTCTTTCTCCAAAATTTTACTATAAATATACTCTTTTTAAAGGCCTCCGCAATAGGGAGCCAAATTGGATTTACTTAAAATTTCTACTTTTGCACCCGATGAAAGATAAAGCAAAAAAACTGATTGAAAAGTACGAGGAATTGGAATCGGAACTCGGCAACCCGGATGTTCTCGCTGACCAGGCCCGTTACAACAAGATTCACAAGCAGTACAAGGGTATCGAAAAGGCCGTCATTAAGGCCAAGGAATACCTGCAGATGCTGAACGACCAGGAAGAATGGAAGGCCGCTCTCGGCGATTCTGACCCTGAAATGGTCGCGATGGCAAAGTCGGAACTTTCCGACATCGAAAAGAAGTTGCCGGGTATTACCGACGAACTCCAGATTTTGATGGTGCCGAAGGATCCGTGGGATTACCGCAATGCCACGCTCGAAATCCGCGGCGGTACCGGTGGTGACGAATCCGCTCTGTTTGCGGGCGACTTGTTCCGCATGTACCAGGGTTACTGCAGCCGTATGGGCTGGAAGATGACCATCCAGGACGCCAGCGAAGGCACCGTGGGTGGTTACAAGGAAATTCGCGTATTCATCGAAGGCGACAGCGTGTACGGTACGCTCAAGTTCGAAAGTGGCGTGCACCGCGTGCAGCGCGTGCCCGAAACCGAAACACAGGGCCGCGTGCATACCTCTGCCGCAACGGTCGCTATTCTCCCGGAAGCCGAAGATTCCCGTGTCGCCCTCCAGATAGGGGTAGGGGAAGTCCTGCCAGGCCAGACCGTCGTGAACGGGGGCCATGACCTTGCGCCAGAGCTGGGCGTACATTAACAAGACGGACTCCGCCGTGCGACTCACCCACATTCCGACAGGCGTGGTGGTGAGCTGCCAGACCGAACGTAGCCAGTTGCAGAACCGCTTGCACGCTATGGAAATGCTGCGTTCCAAGATTTTGGACGCCGTGATTGCCAAGAAGGAACAGGAAGAAGCCGCGAGCCGTAAGGCTTTGGTGGGCACCGGTGACCGTAGTGCCAAGATTCGTACTTACAACTTCCCGCAGAATCGCGTGACCGACCACCGCATTGGTCTTACGCTGTACAATTTGGACAAGGTCATCACTGGCGACCTCGATGAAATCATCAACGGGCTCCAGATGGCGAACGCCCAGGAAAAGCTCGGAAAGTTCAACGCTTAAGGTAACGCAATGCCGCAGATGACTGTACTTGAAATTCTGAACCGCACCAAGGTATTCTTCGAAAAGAAGGGAATTCCTGACGCGCGCTTGGATGCCGAATACATCATCAGCCACGGACTTCAGATGAAGTCCCGCATGGACATTTACCTGAACTTTGAA
Coding sequences within it:
- a CDS encoding sensor domain-containing diguanylate cyclase, with product MDFESLLSKYEAKACVVSVDFYEDETYGNIRILAGNKAHCDEMEMEQGRPFIPGSPYEACFPQNRNFEDYCFRCTRTKKPLHAYVELYTMGLWLNMFLIPIESDKPNTGYCIYVYDVSPKVDSAAMVDLSGDVASEVLKACVKLRSSNDIKKTIQEVIEDIRSLCDSEHCCILLTDPDTRTCDILGDALSKNTNLLPMSTYLEGFYEITETWAATLGGSTCIIIKDRHDMDLLHQQNPVWADSLEGAMIKTIVLFPLRFDNKVLGYMWAINFNAENTIKIKKTLELTTYFLASEIANHLLLKKLEIMSSIDSLTGIKNRNMMNNRVDLIVSGKERIPDAVLFIDLNGLKRVNDDQGHNSGDKMLRTAAKILQEVLHDGEVFRAGGDEFMAMIPKITEAEQQKRIEQVQDAAKANNIHFSIGSCYGGKDVRKAMHTADERMYADKNAYYAAHPEEKYR
- the pheS gene encoding phenylalanine--tRNA ligase subunit alpha — encoded protein: MSEAINNVKQAFDAELAQTDLTNQEAVNNLRVKYLGKKGAVTDLMKQMGSLSAEERPAYGKLVNELKVAVSEAIDKAIETANQAALQKKLESGFVDTTLPGAGIPAGSTHPLYDVREEIIDFFSQMGFEVDFGRDIETDWYNFEALNTPPDHPSRDMQDTFYVDDKVMLRTHTSGTQIHYMETHKPPFRMIAPGHVFRVDNDATHAPMFQQCEGLVVDENISFADLKGVLQVFMNKLFGEGVKTRFRPSFFPFTEPSAEMDVSCVFCGGKGCRRCKGTGWMEIGGCGSVDPNVFKNCGIDSEKYTGFAFGFGLDRIAMLRHAIPEIGLLTSNDQRFLSQF
- a CDS encoding AgmX/PglI C-terminal domain-containing protein; its protein translation is MKKILVAFCVTLFFAACASTSNPSVSKEPSQATEEKTSDKKSENLRHLKDLKVIIAKNTQERLVPLYNNYLRKKPHFAGTIKVKYTILANGDVEKTEVVSATTDYPEFEKVVAEDLLQWKYPAGDYEKCTITVPLIFSE
- a CDS encoding pyridoxamine 5'-phosphate oxidase family protein; this encodes MRRKDREIVGDENIAKIIEQCTTCHVAMVDDANAGMPYVIPLSFGYSLKDCVLELYFHCAHVGKKLDCIRKNPNVAFSMCVENRIEIHEDNYCKSGRFYASVVGQGKAEIVEDVAEKCRGLSLLMERHAAGIPHSAAPHKFEFTPEQAATVTVFKITSTNFTGKAKPEK
- a CDS encoding carbohydrate-binding domain-containing protein; its protein translation is MKFVKLPVIAASVALSIMACSDDNGSNPVPTGEDPISAQNPAGNEFSGTEIPGTEIPGTEIPGNQIPGNENPGYENPNNQIPGNENPGSQIPGTENPGNQNPGNENPGTQIPGSDVSSSSTTIPDGDAPVLSSSSVGGTNPNPGSEPGDDENDNEDSRTLDGTQILLKLSGTSATVENNNGCVDIADKSATITCPGAYYVTGESSDFQVVVNTPAAEKEGNTGIYLYNATLKSSNAPILVKNADKTVIHLVKGTTNVVEDGNGNHLFTKINGAQDTAKAAIYSRDDLNIKGAGTLTVKGKFRNGIQCSNDLKIKNGNITVEAEENAVKGKGSLQISGGTLNLTAKKGDGLESDECEEVNGECKNIVEGKGIIDIRGGNITIKAGDDGIDAANYVMISDSTETSTVKVTATGKGLVAEKYIYVNGGTLDVKSEGDDALHTHWQIYMNGGDVTVNAKDDGIHADSALYLKGSTINVVTANEGIEAYKIFAEGGITSTFATNDGWNGAGGPKENAGQYAAFSESGGHIVVSGGYHYISAKGNMVDVFDANGSGKMTGGVLILEITGESYESMGGFGGGWGGGFPGGGGGMGGGNGGCTSNMAGGLIDTDAGFEITGGVLLAFGNYSTDLPKCATVTYNNTSYYGSDKAAFKPTYQGNAIIYGGEVTSVAQVQTNGWTEVKFPNGVSYMHK